One Candidatus Poribacteria bacterium genomic window, CGCGGACTTGACCTCGAAGATCGTGGCGTTATCTCGGACGAGCCAGCGCCAGGAGTTGTCGCTGCGGTACTCCGGATGGAAGATGAAGGTCCCGTCTGTCGCGCGGGCGTTGAAGATCTCGTGCTGGTCGCCCGTGTTCTCGACGTTGATCCACGCCGCGATGGTGATGGCGTCCTTGGGGATCTTCGCCGCAGGGATCGCGGGCCCGTTCAGATCGAGGAACCCCTTGCTGGCGAACTTGCCGGCTTTGCCGAACTTGCCGCCGGCGACCGATGTGACATCGCCCTTGACGGTCGCGTCGATGCCGTTGCCCGACATGTCGAGCACCTGGGCGTTCGCAATGGACTCGAAGTCGTAGTGAACCGCGAGCTGGGCGTGAACGCCGACGGTGACGCCGAAGGTCAGCGCGACGGCAGCGGTGAGATGCCATGTGATTCGACGCATTCCAGGCTCCTTTCCGGGTGCCGTGTGGACACGTCCAAGACGCAGGACGTATCGTCGCCCCGTCAGGTTAACATCGTTCAGCGAGGATGTCGAATCGGAACAGCCTCAGACTGCCGATGCCGCCATTCGTGACGGCGGGTGCGCTGAACCTCCCGGCGCTTGGCTCTCGAACGCCGCGCTTAGGTTATCCCACATCATCGCCTTCGCAGCCCGGACACACCGACGATCTGGCGAGGGATTAACGCGATGGACAACGAACAGAACGCCCCTGCGCTGACTCGTCAGGTCGGCGTCGGCGGCGCGGTGATGCTCGGGCTCGGCTCGATCATCGGGACGGGCGTGTTCGTCAGCATCGGCATCGCGGCGGGGATCGCGGGTCCGTCGGTGATTCCCGCCGTCATGCTCGCGGCGGTGGTCGCCCTCTGCAACGGGCTCAACAGCGCCCAGCTCGCCGCGAACCATCCGACCAGCGGCGGAACCTACGAATACGGCTACCGCTACCTCAACGGATGGTTCGGCTTCGCTGCCGGGTGGCTCTTCCTGCTCGCCAAGAGCGCGTCGGCGGCGACGGCGGCGCTCGGGTTCTCCGGGTACTTTCTCAACCTCGTCAACGGCGGCGAACGCACCTATCTCGTTGGGGTCGCCCTGTTCGCCGTGGCGGCGCTGACCATCGTCGTTCTGGCAGGGATGCGCCGCTCGAACGCGGTGAACATCGCGATCGTCTCGATCTCGCTGACGTCCCTCGCGTTCTTCGTCGTCGCAGGGCTCCCGCTGCTGATCGGCAGCGGCGGGCGGCATCTGACGCCCTTCATCGCGTCGGAACGTCCTGCCGTCTCGCTGTTCCACGCGACGGCGCTGATGTTCGTCGCCTACACGGGCTACGGGCGGATCGCGACGCTCGGCGAGGAGGTGCGAGAGCCCCGTCGCACGATCCCCAGAGCGATCCTTGCGACGATGCTCGTGACAATGGCGCTCTACGGAGCCGTGGCGATAGTCGGCGTCGGATCGGTCGGAGCAGATGTCCTGGCGGGGGCGACGAGCGCCGAATCTGCCGCTCCGTTGGAGGTCGTCGCGCGGCGATTCGGCGTGCCCGGGGCGCCGCTCGTGCTGGCGGTCGGCGCAGTCGCGGCGATGCTCGGGGTTCTGTTGAACCTGATCCTCGGCTTGTCGCGCATTCTGCTTGCGATGGGCAGGCGACGCGACATGCCAACCGCCGTCGCGCGGATCGACGCGAAGGGAACGACGCCCTACGTCGCCGTCGCCGCCATCGGCGTCATCATCGCTCTGCTCGTACTGATCGGCGATGTAAGGACGACCTGGTCGTTTTCTGCCTTCACGGTGCTGGTCTACTACGCCATTACGAATCTCGCGGCGCTTCGAATCCCGCGTGAGCAGAGACTCTATCCGATGTGGATCGCCGTCGTCGGCCTGATCGGGTGCTTGTTCCTTGCGTTCTGGGTGGAACGCGCGGTCTGGCTGGTCGGGCTGGGACTCATCGCGCTGGGCATAGCCTGGCACGCGGCGGCGCAGCGCCTGATCCGCCGGTAGTTATGCGACCGACCTCCTCGAAGCGCCGCGCATCGGTCATTCTATTGCTGAGCGAAGCCGCGCCGTAAGCCCGCCGCTCGGAGCCGTCGAGTCCGCGTTGACGCGCACGGCTCCCGTCCGTCGGGTCGGACTTCGTTACAGTCCATGCACTCGCCTTCGAGGGTCCTAGCCATGGGTGCGCCAACCAGAATCCATGCGGACATCGCCCGCTGGCAGGCTGTCCGCGCGATCTTACGGAGCCCGCTCTTTCCTGTGGTGTTCCAGACGCTGGTGTTGGCAGGCGCCGTCGGGTTCGCCGTCAACGGCTTCGGCGTCGGCAGCGGCATGACGGCTCAGGACCTGCTGACGCTCCGTAAGACAAACCTGACGACGCTCGTCGTGTGGGGCTTGTGGTGGCCCAGCATGATCGCCGTCGCCCTCGCCTTCGGGCGTGTCTGGTGCACGGTCTGCCCGCTGGAGTTGGTGAACCGCGTCGGAGACTCACTGGCGCGGAGGATCGGCTGGCGGAGAGCGCCGCTGGGCAGGTTCCTGCGCAACGGCTGGATGGTGGTCGGGGCGTACCTCGTGCTGCAGCTCCTCGTCGCGGGAGCCGCCATGCACCGAGTGCCGCATCTGACGGGGTGGCTGCTGGTCACGCTCGGCGGCGTGGCGTTCCTGACCGGCATCGTCCTCCGTGAACCTCGGTCGTTCTGCAAGTCGTTCTGCCCGGCGTCGGCGCTGCTGTCCGTCTACGGTCGGTACACGCCGCTGCAGTTGGATGTCCGCGATCCGCAGACGTGCC contains:
- a CDS encoding amino acid permease, encoding MDNEQNAPALTRQVGVGGAVMLGLGSIIGTGVFVSIGIAAGIAGPSVIPAVMLAAVVALCNGLNSAQLAANHPTSGGTYEYGYRYLNGWFGFAAGWLFLLAKSASAATAALGFSGYFLNLVNGGERTYLVGVALFAVAALTIVVLAGMRRSNAVNIAIVSISLTSLAFFVVAGLPLLIGSGGRHLTPFIASERPAVSLFHATALMFVAYTGYGRIATLGEEVREPRRTIPRAILATMLVTMALYGAVAIVGVGSVGADVLAGATSAESAAPLEVVARRFGVPGAPLVLAVGAVAAMLGVLLNLILGLSRILLAMGRRRDMPTAVARIDAKGTTPYVAVAAIGVIIALLVLIGDVRTTWSFSAFTVLVYYAITNLAALRIPREQRLYPMWIAVVGLIGCLFLAFWVERAVWLVGLGLIALGIAWHAAAQRLIRR
- a CDS encoding LamG domain-containing protein, which translates into the protein MRRITWHLTAAVALTFGVTVGVHAQLAVHYDFESIANAQVLDMSGNGIDATVKGDVTSVAGGKFGKAGKFASKGFLDLNGPAIPAAKIPKDAITIAAWINVENTGDQHEIFNARATDGTFIFHPEYRSDNSWRWLVRDNATIFEVKSATGAQTGAWIHFAGVYSSKDAIGALYVNGVKVGEQQLDAAKPRPMQQDWGQGARVGMTVDGARAFTGLMDDFVIYAKALSEAEVNTLMKQGVAKPAAVSPGTSLATMWGTLRTAR